One window from the genome of Drosophila albomicans strain 15112-1751.03 chromosome 2L, ASM965048v2, whole genome shotgun sequence encodes:
- the LOC117564552 gene encoding mucin-5AC isoform X7 — MEFSTQRQSLYWLLGLCLFLFKTECIDAQSKRASRLTNSRSFGTNVKPTSTNGINFDCPEEFGYYPHPTDCTQYYVCVFGGALLESCTGGLMYSHELQTCDWPRNVGCELVDSGTSASSTDVGSAPRNKVQQQQHQQHVPSRIRFGAAFTSPGSTQKAATVPPQYHRSPPQIIQAQVQHIPPPPELRVPPNPIVTSRGQPKTLLESQEEIAKLYTEAEESLPPVEEEESDRQQRVYRGQPSTVSQVQRDRDGIIHQASINAIPNHGKIGSYTFGSAYSSQAPPPQLESNRNYYNTTSIFNHGVGYQTPQQAQQQPTPFQQPQQHQQQQQSHALSNPYDSSYYSVYDDEIDLYRDIEYQQQQQPQQQPQQEQPQQYQPTVRQQQQQQQQSTYRPLEILTTSTPTQRPHYSNQPALSYNTDYDDTDVNAQIEQDSVYDHPTRTPQRAEEVTIQTLDGRAIASTTSSPAVTHDARNYYDAFTTENMSYEEPDFSYSSSAEYAHNSQEDYYHSEHDSEATVRQNKPSKSVNTGDYYLIANDVAESTTQFKVGPTKKYTTTPPTPALKSTLKSFPVTSRSTSKTTTITTQTTTKPPVKTTTLQPSSYKTHANKSIKQNVIIKLKTTTPPPPRSTHTPSSTTTTTSTTTSTTMPSPTYSSNPFLKSQLQVLAKSLVSAVSENIENQKSNNTQNTLTQNRPTVPFYQISEKWLLVGDSANSSTRELPETIYDESQNVQVQTAEIPTSRAVETSTSPKFLDFINAAAYGSSNSVRPPTAKPIKPIYSKEATYSSNNFETDEPISVEQNQNKRIQNFVLSDIKPQSFRAIAKSRAESYPGELLDSSSTRRPNNVYQYSLQSGSHGFSLKAEQSLNKENESIYQVDNNERLQKTDTTTTTTPKTTTTTTIPTPTTKHLPPTLAYTNTESYEDIVPTTYAPLRVWRNGRPTIKQALSTKQAIMTTASERELASIITTSIPTKAAIISTSSTERVTSGQSFTARANLFKDNLSRVTSNPSMRFVSPYKSLESLLHDERLPQNSLRATTRSRSGNGSPPFLQTTPKSNKNPLFMSLPQKNSSQTIIATLTTGNARNFSISDAILSTFSPQNPVPTVSTVGREAPIARSTTPTSSINISTITDTVLKSTISTLVTSSPIQVTETPVRPRGRSRYTAATVNYNLDSVDEPTTYAPKFKIPKNSDLRSSAPNPYPRRKVQRSRVANSLRQTQGGPTAKSQEKYESFKATQQAKEVVKNYQAILITSEPTNKPKSNPIENETHYQNSPRAEALIAQRPFEAKHGNDIELSVNTEPSPLNNDISSSTEIVIITDRPPVKFLYSNKYRQQTAERTLAESLQNAGYIKTANGRTKFRTTNVLEQLQQFLAASDSDESGSPQFVDENAAPEVTATIDEIKQINSSEKTSVPMRSTTALPALLHSTTRAPHLTSKPYPSKLFSPSSTMIILSTEPTIRQQSNISTPEVSSAPSTPTTTTTTTTIATSSEPIFAPPTPTTRVSRVNNAIKSSIAAAAAQSSSPGSTSTAYQMPGGRVSKFQYAIAPNNNNNQHQYNNNGAVATAAVSVKCSDSTLSAKCNEIPSRTNNRNRGSTIYTNQDRDAAAPPNRGTHPPRTRPTLKPSGTIVSKAQEFVDIYRYPASRPDPIYPQPTPDKTAAKCRKDVCLLPDCYCGGKDIPGGLNVSVTPQIVLITFDDAINTINIELYQEIFNNKSRKNPNGCPWRGTFYLSHEWTDYGMVQDMYSDGHEMASHTVSHSFGEQFSQKKWTREIAGQREILAAYGGVKLSDVRGMRAPFLSVGGNKMYKMLYDSNFTYDSSMPVYENRPPSWPYTLDYKIFHDCMIPPCPTRSYPGVWQVPMVMWQDLNGGRCSMGDACSNPSDAEGVTKMIMKNFERHYTTNRAPFGLFYHAAWFTQPHHKEGFIKFLDNINAMQDVWIITNWQALQWVRDPTPTSRINSFQPFQCDYSDRPKRCNNPKVCNLWHKSGVRYMKTCQPCPDIYPWTGKSGIRSSRIDNEVEEPQP; from the exons ATGGAGTTTTCAACACAGCGTCAAAGCTTATACTGGCTTCTGGGATTATGTCTTTTCTTATTCAAAACAG AATGTATTGATGCTCAAAGCAAACGCGCTTCACGCCTAACCAATTCACGCAGCTTTGGAACCAATGTTAAGCCAACCAGCACAAATGGTATTAACTTTGATTGTCCCGAAGAATTCGGATACTACCCGCACCCAACTGACTGCACACAATATTATGTCTGTGTATTCGGTGGCGCACTCCTGGAAAGCTGCACTGGGGGTCTTATGTATTCACATGAGCTGCAGACCTGCGACTGGCCCCGAAACGTGGGTTGTGAATTAGTGGATAGTGGGACGTCAGCGAGCTCGACAGATGTTGGTAGCGCCCCACGTAACAAagtacagcagcagcaacatcaacaacacgTTCCTAGCCGCATTCGTTTTGGAGCCGCATTTACTAGCCCAGGCTCGACCCAAAAGGCAGCCACAGTGCCACCACAATATCATCGCTCGCCGCCACAGATAATTCAGGCCCAAGTTCAGCATATACCACCGCCACCAGAATTGCGTGTGCCGCCAAATCCTATAGTCACGTCTCGTGGGCAACCGAAGACGCTTTTGGAGTCTCAAGAAGAAATAGCCAAG CTCTACACCGAGGCAGAGGAATCACTACCACCCGTTGAGGAGGAGGAAAGCGATCGACAACAGCGTGTTTATCGTGGCCAACCGAGTACTGTTAGCCAAGTTCAACGGGATCGCGACGGAATAATACACCAGGCCAGCATAAATGCCATACCAAATCATGGGAAAATTGGGTCATATACTTTTGGCTCTGCTTACAG CTCACAAGCTCCACCGCCACAGTTAGAATCCAATCGTAACTACTACAATACTACATCCATATTCAATCACGGGGTTGGCTACCAAACACCACAGCaggcgcaacaacaaccgacACCATTccaacaaccgcaacaacatcagcaacagcaacagtcgcaTGCCTTATCAAATCCCTATGATTCATCATACTATTCTGTTTACGACGACGAAATTGATTTGTACAGGGATATTGAgtatcagcaacagcaacaaccacagcaacaaccacagcaggaACAACCTCAGCAATACCAGCCTACTGttcgccagcaacaacaacaacaacaacaatcgaccTATCGGCCCTTGGAGATACTAACAACTTCAACGCCAACACAAAGGCCACATTACAGTAATCAGCCTGCATTGAGCTACAACACGGACTACGATGATACCGATGTCAATGCGCAG ATTGAACAGGACAGTGTATATGATCATCCCACACGCACCCCGCAAAG GGCAGAGGAAGTGACCATTCAGACTCTAGATGGCCGGGCCATTGCATCGACAACTTCGAGTCCTGCAGTTACACATGATGCACGCAACTACTACGACGCATTTACCACGGAAAATATGAGCTATGAGGAGCCTGATTTTAGCTATTCCAGCTCAGCTGAGTATGCCCATAATTCGCAAGAAGACTACTATCATAGTGAGCACGACTCAGAAGCGACTGTGCGTCAAAACAAACCATCTAAATCAGTGAACACAGGCGACTATTATTTGATCGCCAATGATGTCGCAGAGTCGACAACACAATTTAAAGTTGGAccaactaaaaaatatacaacgaCGCCACCAACGCCAGCCTTAAAGTCGACCTTAAAGTCATTTCCGGTGACAAGCAGAAGTACAAGCAAAACTACCACAATAACCACACAAACCACTACAAAGCCCCCcgtgaaaacaacaacactgcAACCTTCAAG CTACAAAACGCATGCAAATAAAAGCATTAAGCAAAATGtcataatcaaattaaagacaaccacaccaccaccaccacgtTCCACACATACACCCAGTTCAACAACCACTACGACCTCGACCACTACAAGTACAACGATGCCATCCCCTACCTATAGTTCCAATCCCTTTCTCAAATCCCAGCTTCAAGTACTGGCTAAGTCTCTAGTTAGTGCTGTAAGTGAAAACatcgaaaaccaaaaaagcaATAATACACAGAATACCTTGACACAAAACCGACCTACAGTTCCATTCTATCAAATTAGCGAGAAGTGGTTGTTGGTAGGTGACAGTGCAAATAGTAGTACTCGTGAGCTTCCAGAGACCATTTATGACGAAAGCCAGAATGTGCAAGTGCAAACTGCAGAGATTCCAACCAGTCGTGCGGTTGAAACAAGCACTTCTCCCAAGTTCCTAGATTTCATCAATGCTGCGGCGTACGGATCCAGTAACTCAGTCCGGCCTCCAACAGCGAAGCCTATTAAACCAATATACTCTAAAGAGGCCACATATTCAAGCAATAATTTTGAAACAGACGAACCAATTTCCGTAgagcaaaatcaaaacaaacgtATACAAAACTTTGTACTCTCCGACATAAAGCCCCAGAGTTTTAGGGCAATAGCAAAAAGCAGAGCAGAATCATATCCAGGCGAATTATTGGATAGCTCAAGTACTAGAAGGCCTAACAATGTTTATCAATATAGCCTACAGAGCGGATCGCACGGATTTAGCTTGAAAGCGGAGCAATCAttgaataaagaaaatgaatcCATATATCAAGTTGACAATAATGAACGACTACAAAAgacagacacaacaacaactaccactcctaagacaacaacaactacgactaTACCAACTCCAACAACCAAACATTTACCCCCTACACTAGCATATACAAATACCGAGAGCTATGAGGACATAGTACCCACAACATATGCTCCGTTGCGAGTCTGGCGTAATGGTCGTCCAACTATTAAACAGGCCCTGAGTACCAAACAAGCAATAATGACCACAGCAAGCGAAAGAGAACTTGCTAGTATAATAACCACAAGTATCCCAACAAAAGCTGCGATTATCTCAACGTCAAGCACAGAGCGAGTCACTTCTGGACAAAGTTTTACGGCTCGTGCAAATCTTTTTAAGGACAACCTTAGTCGTGTAACCAGCAACCCTTCAATGCGATTTGTGTCACCTTACAAAAGTCTTGAGAGCCTACTCCATGATGAACGATTACCACAGAACAGTCTCAGAGCGACGACGAGATCACGTAGTGGAAATGGATCGCCACCGTTTCTCCAAACCACGCCgaagtcaaataaaaatcCACTTTTTATGAGCTTGCCTCAAAAGAACTCAAGCCAGACAATTATTGCTACCTTGACAACCGGAAATGCACGTAATTTTAGTATTAGTGATGCAATTCTCAGCACTTTTAGTCCCCAAAATCCTGTTCCAACAGTCAGTACTGTGGGCCGCGAAGCACCAATAGCCAGGAGTACTACTCCTACTTCATCAATTAATATTTCTACTATAACGGATACTGTattaaaatcaacaatttcCACGTTAGTGACATCATCTCCTATTCAAGTAACTGAAACTCCTGTGCGTCCCCGAGGACGGTCTCGATACACAGCAGCTACCGTAAACTATAATTTAGATAGCGTTGATGAGCCAACAACGTATGCtccaaaattcaaaatacccAAAAATTCGGATCTAAGAAGCTCAGCACCTAACCCATATCCTAGAAGAAAAGTTCAGAGGTCTCGAGTTGCAAACAGCCTGCGACAAACGCAGGGTGGCCCCACAGCGAAGTCTCAAGAGAAGTATGAAAGCTTCAAAGCGACTCAGCAGGCTAAAGAGGTAGTCAAAAACTATCAAGCCATACTAATTACTTCAGAACCAACGAATAAACCTAAAAGTAATCCTATTGAAAATGAGACCCATTATCAGAACTCACCTCGTGCTGAAGCATTAATTGCACAGCGCCCATTTGAAGCTAAGCATGGCAATGATATAGAACTAAGCGTCAACACAGAACCATCGCCTCTTAACAACGATATTTCTAGCTCGACGGAAATTGTGATTATTACCGATCGTCCTCCTGTCAAGTTTCTATACTCGAATAAGTATCGACAGCAAACGGCGGAACGTACACTGGCTGAAAGTCTGCAGAACGCTGGCTAtataaaaacagcaaatgGTCGCACAAAGTTTCGTACTACTAATGTATTGgaacaattgcaacaatttctTGCTGCTAGTGACAGTGATGAAAGTGGATCACCGCAGTTTGTCGATGAAAATGCTGCACCTGAGGTAACTGCTACCATTgatgaaattaaacaaatcaacaGCTCAGAGAAAACTTCAGTGCCTATGAGATCGACTACGGCATTGCCTGCACTGCTCCACTCCACTACTCGTGCTCCACATTTGACATCAAAACCATATCCCTCCAAATTATTCTCCCCCTCTTCCACGATGATCATATTAAGCACAGAACCGACCATAAGACAACAATCAAATATTAGCACCCCCGAAGTTAGTAGCGCACCTTCTActccaactacaacaacaaccacaaccacaattGCCACTTCCTCTGAACCTATATTTGCTCCACCTACTCCTACTACACGAGTTTCGAGGGTTAACAATGCCATAAAATCGTCgattgccgctgctgccgctcaATCATCTAGCCCAGGCTCTACCTCCACAGCCTATCAAATGCCAGGGGGTAGAGTTAGCAAATTCCAATATGCCATCGCccccaacaataacaacaaccaacatcaatacaacaacaatggcgcTGTCGCTACCGCTGCCGTCTCGGTGAAGTGCTCCGACAGCACACTGAGCGCCAAGTGCAACGAAATTCCCTCAAG AACCAATAATAGAAACCGCGGCAGTACTATATACACAAATCAGGATCGTGATGCCGCCGCACCGCCCAACAGAGGAACTCATCCACC GCGAACGCGTCCGACGCTTAAGCCCTCTGGCACAATAGTCTCAAAGGCTCAAGAGTTTGTAGACATTTATAGATATCCAGCATCAAGACCGGATCCTATTTATCCACAGCCTACGCCAGATAAAACTGCAGCGAAATGCCGCAAAGATGTATGTCTTTTGCCTGATTGCTATTGCGGTGGAAAGGATATACCTG GCGGTTTGAATGTATCAGTTACACCACAAATTGTTTTGATAACGTTTGATGATGCCATCAACACAATTAACATTGAGCTATATCAAGAGATATTCAATAACAAGTCACGAAAGAATCCTAATGGTTGTCCTTGGCGTGGTACTTTCTATCTATCACACGAATGGACCGATTATGGCATGGTACAGGATATGTATTCTGATGGACATGAAATGGCCTCGCACACGGTTTC CCACAGCTTTGGCGAGCAATTCTCACAAAAGAAATGGACTCGGGAAATTGCTGGTCAGCGGGAAATCTTAGCGGCTTATGGTGGTGTAAAGCTTTCTGATGTACGTGGAATGCGTGCTCCTTTTCTTTCTGTCGGTGGTAACAAAATGTACAAGATGTTATACGATTCAAACTTTACATACGACTCATCAATGCCGGTATATGAGAATCGACCACCTTCCTGGCCATATACTTTGGACTACAAAATCTTTCATGATTGTATGATACCACCATGCCCAACTCGAAGCTATCCAGGTGTTTGGCAGGTACCCATGGTTATGTGGCAAGATTTGAATGGTGGACGCTGCTCTATGGGTGACGCCTGTTCGAATCCCAGTGATGCAGAGGGTGTAACAAAAATGATCATGAAGAATTTTGAACGACATTATACCACAAACAg gGCTCCCTTTGGATTGTTTTACCATGCCGCTTGGTTTACACAGCCGCATCACAAAGAAGGTTTCATTAAATTTCTCGACAACATTAATGCCATGCAAGACGTTTGGATCATAACTAATTGGCAAGCTCTACAATGGGTCCGAGACCCAACACCTACATCACGTATCAATTCGTTCCAGCCATTTCAATGCGACTACTCG GACCGGCCGAAGCGTTGCAACAATCCAAAAGTGTGCAACCTCTGGCATAAATCAGGCGTACGTTATATGAAAACATGTCAACCCTGTCCCGATATCTACCCGTGGACTGGCAAATCTGGTATCCGTTCATCACGCATTGACAACGAGGTTGAGGAGCCACAACCGTAA
- the LOC117564552 gene encoding uncharacterized protein LOC117564552 isoform X12, producing the protein MEFSTQRQSLYWLLGLCLFLFKTECIDAQSKRASRLTNSRSFGTNVKPTSTNGINFDCPEEFGYYPHPTDCTQYYVCVFGGALLESCTGGLMYSHELQTCDWPRNVGCELVDSGTSASSTDVGSAPRNKVQQQQHQQHVPSRIRFGAAFTSPGSTQKAATVPPQYHRSPPQIIQAQVQHIPPPPELRVPPNPIVTSRGQPKTLLESQEEIAKLYTEAEESLPPVEEEESDRQQRVYRGQPSTVSQVQRDRDGIIHQASINAIPNHGKIGSYTFGSAYSESLNNDITIEPELPHNRLDLDRRRKRRSVIGLAITTPAEIQNDSNISSEVMESDSSTNTNLGSDSNNSQEHFDEAAPTINHVQKFSSKYSIKKYDYNQKEIEFGDEDEDADSDYEQLNDDRNDTDIAESKRRPRQLRPFSHASLKWPTNNYRSIDSPSAHQLNTQKNGYTFGHYNPYLTPPNQQTSPNHNYNELSQNLGYKAYPQQQHQHQQQQQQHQQQAPNYPYAQKPTLVYTGYNLSLPPPPIEDDFRPIPGNYYGAASSTSSRPSVGYQEQSQNSDLLPYLIQQLKELKERRKQIQTENFAYFHLDNQPIAPTQLAVHTTTPRTSIEYYSTSKPPQQVTPIGHYAQYSTMGGFYNNNNNNNKAEQAPNHSSYPVKLISQYSIGQGQELQSTTESNYFQYNIIANQKMKGVYNTAKLNQIEHAAVKVRPPVTPLQVTPNFNIVSAPDLSNNKQVNLHPIPFRNISNLPVGITYASNTTLPESYQTFTKSMSSTALPKLESPISLATPKPHLTNFQFNINEFMANLKASDLASLSPAVNPLIKYFKQVSNDGSGNVRNALILRRPVTSTASVTTTRSPQKTRPIVASEPVLATTLATTRIVKGYESFDNSIRMHKSKENVTSTTPLPRLKNSGSRTTTTDTPVEFYDEDYDDGVDEDILPPSQMPPYMPMSETMAPPRPQVTTDRTTTSMPEKQQLQTGFMQATTTRRPFPHFAQHNQPIPGAGVPAFISFPSDIFQELKQRLPQLQGKPSSANQNIRVHLTSTTTTTTTTTPAPAKIRHTVRPQRTRGQQKWQAHIVDTSVVTERSQNQTNQGAANGKASISSGSLGGQHLNSIHSSSNVDRQRTNNRNRGSTIYTNQDRDAAAPPNRGTHPPRTRPTLKPSGTIVSKAQEFVDIYRYPASRPDPIYPQPTPDKTAAKCRKDVCLLPDCYCGGKDIPGGLNVSVTPQIVLITFDDAINTINIELYQEIFNNKSRKNPNGCPWRGTFYLSHEWTDYGMVQDMYSDGHEMASHTVSHSFGEQFSQKKWTREIAGQREILAAYGGVKLSDVRGMRAPFLSVGGNKMYKMLYDSNFTYDSSMPVYENRPPSWPYTLDYKIFHDCMIPPCPTRSYPGVWQVPMVMWQDLNGGRCSMGDACSNPSDAEGVTKMIMKNFERHYTTNRAPFGLFYHAAWFTQPHHKEGFIKFLDNINAMQDVWIITNWQALQWVRDPTPTSRINSFQPFQCDYSDRPKRCNNPKVCNLWHKSGVRYMKTCQPCPDIYPWTGKSGIRSSRIDNEVEEPQP; encoded by the exons ATGGAGTTTTCAACACAGCGTCAAAGCTTATACTGGCTTCTGGGATTATGTCTTTTCTTATTCAAAACAG AATGTATTGATGCTCAAAGCAAACGCGCTTCACGCCTAACCAATTCACGCAGCTTTGGAACCAATGTTAAGCCAACCAGCACAAATGGTATTAACTTTGATTGTCCCGAAGAATTCGGATACTACCCGCACCCAACTGACTGCACACAATATTATGTCTGTGTATTCGGTGGCGCACTCCTGGAAAGCTGCACTGGGGGTCTTATGTATTCACATGAGCTGCAGACCTGCGACTGGCCCCGAAACGTGGGTTGTGAATTAGTGGATAGTGGGACGTCAGCGAGCTCGACAGATGTTGGTAGCGCCCCACGTAACAAagtacagcagcagcaacatcaacaacacgTTCCTAGCCGCATTCGTTTTGGAGCCGCATTTACTAGCCCAGGCTCGACCCAAAAGGCAGCCACAGTGCCACCACAATATCATCGCTCGCCGCCACAGATAATTCAGGCCCAAGTTCAGCATATACCACCGCCACCAGAATTGCGTGTGCCGCCAAATCCTATAGTCACGTCTCGTGGGCAACCGAAGACGCTTTTGGAGTCTCAAGAAGAAATAGCCAAG CTCTACACCGAGGCAGAGGAATCACTACCACCCGTTGAGGAGGAGGAAAGCGATCGACAACAGCGTGTTTATCGTGGCCAACCGAGTACTGTTAGCCAAGTTCAACGGGATCGCGACGGAATAATACACCAGGCCAGCATAAATGCCATACCAAATCATGGGAAAATTGGGTCATATACTTTTGGCTCTGCTTACAG CGAAAGCTTGAACAACGACATAACAATTGAACCTGAACTGCCACATAATCGACTTGATCTAGACAGGAGACGCAAACGACGCAGTGTTATTGGACTAGCGATAACTACGCCAGCGGAAATCCAAAACGATTCAAATATTTCTAGTGAGGTTATGGAGTCAGACAGCAGCACTAACACTAATTTGGGCAGTGACTCAAATAACTCTCAAGAACATTTCGATGAGGCTGCCCCAACTATAAATCACGTACAAAAATTTTCATcgaaatatagtataaaaaaatatgattacaaccaaaaagaaattgagTTCGgtgacgaagacgaagacgcaGACTCTGATTATGAACAATTAAATGATGATAGGAATGATACTGACATTGCAGAATCAAAGCGACGACCTCGTCAGTTAAGACCTTTTTCGCATGCTTCTCTAAAATGGCCAACGAATAACTATCGATCCATTGACTCCCCATCTGCGCATCAATTGAATACACAGAAAAATGGTTATACATTTGGTCACTACAATCCGTACCTTACTCCGCCCAATCAACAAACGTCTCCCAACCACAATTATAACGAATTAAGCCAGAACCTTGGCTATAAGGCTTacccacagcagcagcatcagcatcagcaacaacaacaacaacatcagcagcaagccCCGAACTACCCATACGCTCAAAAGCCAACATTAGTGTATACAGGCTATAACTTGTCATTGCCACCGCCTCCGATAGAAGATGACTTTCGACCCATTCCTGGCAACTACTATGGTGCAGCTAGCTCAACTAGTTCGAGACCATCAGTAGGTTATCAGGAGCAATCGCAAAATAGCGATTTGCTGCCCTACCTAATACAACAGCTGAAAGAACTAAAAGAACGTCGTAAGCAAATTCAAACTGAAAATTTTGCCTACTTTCACTTGGACAACCAACCTATAGCCCCTACTCAGTTAGCAGTGCACACAACGACTCCACGAACATCTATAGAGTATTATTCCACATCTAAACCACCGCAACAAGTAACTCCGATAGGTCACTATGCCCAGTACAGTACAATGGGTGGAttttataacaacaacaacaacaataataaagcaGAGCAGGCACCAAACCATTCAAGCTATCCGGTCAAACTTATATCTCAGTATAGCATTGGCCAAGGCCAAGAGCTGCAAAGTACTACAGAAAGCAAttattttcagtataatataattgcaaatCAAAAGATGAAAGGTGTTTACAATACGGCCAAGCTGAATCAAATAGAGCATGCTGCGGTCAAGGTGCGACCACCAGTCACCCCACTGCAAGTCACTCCAAACTTTAACATTGTTTCAGCGCCCGATTTGTCTAACAACAAGCAGGTTAATCTCCATCCAATACCGTTTCGGAACATCTCAAATCTTCCAGTGGGTATCACTTATGCGTCCAATACAACTTTACCTGAGTCATATCAGACGTTTACGAAATCAATGAGTTCTACTGCGCTTCCGAAACTAGAGTCACCAATATCGTTGGCAACACCGAAGCCACACTtgacaaattttcaatttaacattaatgaatttatggCAAACCTAAAAGCAAGTGATCTAGCCAGTTTAAGTCCGGCAGTAAATCCATTAATCAAATACTTTAAACAGGTAAGCAATGATGGAAGTGGCAATGTGCGTAATGCTTTGATTCTTCGTCGGCCCGTAACCAGTACGGCATCAGTCACAACTACCCGATCCCCTCAGAAAACCAGACCAATCGTGGCCAGTGAGCCAGTACTCGCAACCACTTTAGCAACGACCCGCATTGTTAAAGGATATGAAAGCTTCGACAACAGCATAAGAATGCATAAATCAAAGGAAAATGTAACATCAACTACTCCCTTGCCCCGACTCAAAAATAGTGGCTCTAGAACAACTACTACGGACACACCTGTTGAGTTTTATGACGAGGACTATGATGATGGAGTTGATGAGGACATACTGCCACCATCACAAATGCCTCCTTATATGCCCATGTCCGAGACGATGGCTCCACCCCGCCCGCAAGTGACTACTGATAGAACGACTACTTCCATGCCAGAAAAACAACAGCTTCAGACAGGATTcatgcaagcaacaacaactcgtcGACCTTTTCCTCATTTTGCACAACACAACCAGCCTATTCCAGGTGCTGGAGTTCCAGCTTTCATCAGTTTTCCAAGCGACATATTCCAAGAACTGAAGCAACGACTACCCCAATTGCAAGGGAAACCCTCATCTGCCAACCAAAATATCCGTGTCCATTTGACTAGcactaccacaacaacaacgacaacaacacctGCTCCAGCTAAAATACGTCACACTGTGCGGCCGCAACGCACCCGCGGACAACAAAAGTGGCAAGCACACATTGTGGATACTTCAGTTGTAACAGAGCGCTCTCAAAATCAAACCAACCAAGGGGCTGCTAATGGCAAAGCTAGCATAAGCTCTGGTAGCTTGGGCGGTCAGCACTTAAACTCGATACACAGCTCCTCAAATGTGGATAGACAAAG AACCAATAATAGAAACCGCGGCAGTACTATATACACAAATCAGGATCGTGATGCCGCCGCACCGCCCAACAGAGGAACTCATCCACC GCGAACGCGTCCGACGCTTAAGCCCTCTGGCACAATAGTCTCAAAGGCTCAAGAGTTTGTAGACATTTATAGATATCCAGCATCAAGACCGGATCCTATTTATCCACAGCCTACGCCAGATAAAACTGCAGCGAAATGCCGCAAAGATGTATGTCTTTTGCCTGATTGCTATTGCGGTGGAAAGGATATACCTG GCGGTTTGAATGTATCAGTTACACCACAAATTGTTTTGATAACGTTTGATGATGCCATCAACACAATTAACATTGAGCTATATCAAGAGATATTCAATAACAAGTCACGAAAGAATCCTAATGGTTGTCCTTGGCGTGGTACTTTCTATCTATCACACGAATGGACCGATTATGGCATGGTACAGGATATGTATTCTGATGGACATGAAATGGCCTCGCACACGGTTTC CCACAGCTTTGGCGAGCAATTCTCACAAAAGAAATGGACTCGGGAAATTGCTGGTCAGCGGGAAATCTTAGCGGCTTATGGTGGTGTAAAGCTTTCTGATGTACGTGGAATGCGTGCTCCTTTTCTTTCTGTCGGTGGTAACAAAATGTACAAGATGTTATACGATTCAAACTTTACATACGACTCATCAATGCCGGTATATGAGAATCGACCACCTTCCTGGCCATATACTTTGGACTACAAAATCTTTCATGATTGTATGATACCACCATGCCCAACTCGAAGCTATCCAGGTGTTTGGCAGGTACCCATGGTTATGTGGCAAGATTTGAATGGTGGACGCTGCTCTATGGGTGACGCCTGTTCGAATCCCAGTGATGCAGAGGGTGTAACAAAAATGATCATGAAGAATTTTGAACGACATTATACCACAAACAg gGCTCCCTTTGGATTGTTTTACCATGCCGCTTGGTTTACACAGCCGCATCACAAAGAAGGTTTCATTAAATTTCTCGACAACATTAATGCCATGCAAGACGTTTGGATCATAACTAATTGGCAAGCTCTACAATGGGTCCGAGACCCAACACCTACATCACGTATCAATTCGTTCCAGCCATTTCAATGCGACTACTCG GACCGGCCGAAGCGTTGCAACAATCCAAAAGTGTGCAACCTCTGGCATAAATCAGGCGTACGTTATATGAAAACATGTCAACCCTGTCCCGATATCTACCCGTGGACTGGCAAATCTGGTATCCGTTCATCACGCATTGACAACGAGGTTGAGGAGCCACAACCGTAA